One region of Anser cygnoides isolate HZ-2024a breed goose chromosome 22, Taihu_goose_T2T_genome, whole genome shotgun sequence genomic DNA includes:
- the LIMD2 gene encoding LIM domain-containing protein 2 isoform X2, translating into MFQATEATSTPPAHEAKNNSGGSTVQRSKSFSLKAQVKEMCTACQKTVYPMERLVADKFVFHNACFCCKHCHAKLSLGSYAALHGEFYCKPHFQQLFKSKGNYDEGFGRKQHKELWVHKEVESGTKTA; encoded by the exons ATGTTCCAGGCCACGGAAgccaccagcacccccccggCTCAT GAGGCAAAGAACAACTCAGGAGGCAGCACGGTGCAGCGCTCCAAG TCCTTCAGCCTGAAGGCGCAGGTTAAGGAGATGTGCACTGCCTGCCAGAAGACCGTCTATCCCATGGAGCGGCTGGTGGCGGATAAATTTGTCTTCCACAACGCCTGCTTCTGCTGCAAGCACTGCCACGCCAAGCTCAG cctgggCAGCTACGCGGCGCTCCACGGGGAATTCTACTGCAAGCCCCActtccagcagctcttcaagagcAAAGGCAACTACGACGAGGGCTTCGGGCGCAAGCAGCACAAAGAGCTGTGGGTGCACAAGGAAGTGGAGAGCGGGACCAAGACGGCGTGA